Proteins co-encoded in one Opitutus terrae PB90-1 genomic window:
- a CDS encoding TniQ family protein, with protein sequence MSNQKEAPNSSILPDIPRRSLLISPAPIGLGSVAAESLFSYFCRVALQNSFSPGHLVFGPFTALATQERDGGLVFRRTARASLARRTVSVSEIGYQFATRLASLVGRPEVMRMHWRHTLSGYSFARMTRGFAAYCPKCLGSDLEPHEHIAWELALFGACVRHQCVLVSRCGRCGRRASRLSLKGKPWECPLCGHDRRLDHARSAGHAEIAAAEELGALVAEATAAKPAGYLAARDCVERLMGWADTHGARSVKQVAKYFAISVGTASLWRSKRIRPSASRLVELGLRNGLPLPALYRGDFSAVRPAPTTRGLALIWKRRRLTGAERSIITIRTEALATLNPMRPVPEVAAELNISPRTLRQIAPELCSQMKANYAANRRRIKERKMEWFCRKVESYVAACFLNRQPPTWQGFSLVFQKPGILRNEVRRRYAKRAIRRAQELLPGVPEQMLLDISV encoded by the coding sequence ATGTCCAATCAGAAGGAAGCTCCCAATTCCTCCATTTTGCCTGATATTCCGCGGCGCTCGCTGCTGATCAGCCCCGCCCCAATAGGGCTGGGGTCGGTAGCCGCTGAATCCCTATTTAGCTATTTTTGCCGTGTCGCTCTGCAGAACAGTTTTTCGCCGGGTCATCTGGTGTTCGGTCCATTTACGGCGCTGGCTACACAAGAGCGTGATGGCGGATTGGTGTTCCGGCGGACGGCTCGGGCCTCACTCGCCCGCCGAACTGTGAGCGTCTCCGAGATCGGCTATCAGTTCGCCACACGGCTCGCGAGTTTGGTCGGCAGGCCGGAGGTTATGAGGATGCATTGGCGCCACACCCTGAGTGGCTACTCGTTTGCGCGCATGACGCGAGGCTTCGCCGCATATTGTCCTAAGTGCTTAGGTTCAGATCTAGAGCCACATGAGCACATCGCATGGGAGTTGGCGCTTTTTGGTGCCTGCGTGCGGCATCAGTGCGTTTTGGTGTCCCGTTGTGGTCGCTGCGGTCGCCGGGCGAGTCGGCTGAGTCTCAAAGGCAAGCCTTGGGAATGCCCCTTGTGCGGGCACGATCGCCGTCTAGATCATGCTCGGTCGGCAGGGCATGCGGAAATCGCCGCCGCCGAGGAACTCGGCGCCCTGGTGGCCGAAGCTACCGCCGCCAAACCTGCCGGCTACCTTGCCGCCCGAGATTGTGTCGAACGGCTTATGGGATGGGCGGACACGCACGGGGCGCGATCGGTCAAGCAGGTAGCGAAATACTTCGCCATTTCGGTTGGTACCGCATCGCTGTGGCGCAGCAAACGAATCCGACCCTCGGCATCCCGGCTAGTTGAACTGGGCCTCCGGAACGGCCTGCCACTACCGGCGCTATATCGGGGAGATTTCAGCGCGGTTCGCCCTGCGCCGACGACGCGAGGACTTGCCCTTATCTGGAAGAGGCGGCGCCTAACAGGCGCCGAACGCTCGATCATCACGATCAGGACGGAAGCTCTGGCCACTCTGAACCCAATGCGACCCGTGCCCGAGGTCGCGGCCGAGCTCAACATTTCGCCACGAACCCTTCGGCAGATCGCTCCTGAGCTATGCTCTCAGATGAAGGCTAACTACGCCGCCAATCGGCGCCGGATCAAAGAGAGAAAAATGGAGTGGTTCTGCCGTAAGGTTGAGAGCTATGTGGCGGCCTGTTTCCTCAATCGACAGCCGCCCACCTGGCAGGGGTTTTCGCTCGTTTTTCAAAAACCGGGGATCCTCCGTAACGAGGTCCGGCGGCGTTACGCAAAACGAGCAATTCGGCGAGCCCAGGAACTGCTGCCCGGTGTGCCGGAGCAAATGCTTCTGGATATTTCCGTTTAA
- a CDS encoding ATP-binding protein, with protein MKRGERNLAGFPFFNEDYTFVHPNLVEAVNKLKLYLATPGDAGLITIIGPTGAGKTHVGRELVKAIIKENAKEMIADLQFLPAVLASIALLTAQGKFNWTLFYTQLLTALQHPNPSVRDLAEGRRKLQTVLQSRRVLYLLLDEADHFISDFAADDVEGIEKQANVLKSIVQGTGTRLVLIGSYDVAPLVRLNGQLARRNRRVHMARYRSTAEDRRVFRSVLRDMDVHFRGYFSFSLQEHHAVIYESCIGLMGVLRDWLALAAKASMRDGESTISLETLFAERIPIDVLKTILDCAENGEARFHVSEAEAKDFKRRVAAQ; from the coding sequence ATGAAACGAGGGGAACGCAACCTAGCTGGGTTTCCCTTCTTCAACGAGGATTATACGTTTGTTCATCCGAATCTTGTCGAGGCTGTTAATAAGCTTAAGCTCTATTTGGCGACGCCAGGCGACGCCGGATTGATTACGATCATAGGTCCTACAGGCGCCGGGAAAACGCATGTAGGACGAGAACTGGTGAAGGCGATCATTAAAGAAAACGCCAAGGAGATGATTGCTGACCTGCAGTTCCTTCCGGCGGTTTTGGCCTCGATTGCTCTGCTCACTGCCCAAGGTAAGTTCAATTGGACGCTATTCTATACACAGCTTCTGACGGCCTTGCAGCACCCCAATCCCTCTGTCCGTGACTTAGCTGAAGGTCGGCGCAAGCTCCAGACGGTCCTCCAGAGCCGTCGGGTCCTGTACCTATTACTGGATGAAGCGGATCACTTCATCTCCGATTTCGCGGCCGACGACGTCGAAGGAATCGAGAAGCAGGCCAACGTGCTAAAGTCCATCGTGCAGGGCACAGGCACAAGGCTAGTCCTGATCGGCAGCTATGACGTCGCTCCGCTAGTTAGGCTTAACGGTCAACTCGCCCGCCGCAATCGGCGGGTTCATATGGCAAGATATCGCAGCACTGCTGAAGACAGAAGGGTATTTAGAAGTGTCCTGCGGGACATGGACGTGCATTTTCGTGGTTACTTCTCGTTTTCTTTGCAGGAGCACCACGCCGTCATCTATGAGAGCTGCATCGGGTTGATGGGCGTCTTACGTGATTGGCTCGCTCTAGCTGCCAAGGCCAGCATGCGAGACGGTGAAAGCACCATCAGCCTCGAAACACTCTTCGCCGAGAGAATTCCAATAGACGTCCTCAAGACTATCCTGGACTGTGCGGAGAATGGAGAGGCGAGGTTCCATGTATCCGAGGCGGAAGCTAAAGATTTCAAGAGAAGAGTAGCTGCACAGTGA
- a CDS encoding Mu transposase C-terminal domain-containing protein: MSAEHPFADGSFIDAAADDHVFSDSHPSSLSPKFSFDKIPRWTRELHLTAETRDLIEHMCKTSPVRKPTGNGNVTGYYASNIMYARIPWSSRSAELGFLWRAHHPAAGTRLILSEPIYLRITTELNGGKDNHSYNYPPDYFWMTDRWAGFVECKWEHEIKRIIHPENPKGKPGMFVMKDGRWSCPPGEAAAKALGLGFVVFVMKQSEVQLSNNLEVLADYHDEPKGNYLSDVAQRIKKIVDDSPGIQIREIQDRLQDDEIDTLFFLLARRELYVDFARQPLAPNYTTPVYRDAVVASAATRLSELPIDRNLLTSEFDVRTGTAFLLRGEPAKIMGVVDDVVTIEHGDTHEEMMLEQLERLVASNEAKLVEGPAKSMRERGLAEYYAAREQWPRMLRREELIRPFLNARTQYQRKQLPPKTRTIYRYLTNYHTAEEKYGPGLGMLGLRDKQRLGNPQRQLDPAVIAIMDDVIDNYWAKTPGRNKEVSWGEVRRRCKKHRLNLQSPSRTAFYAQLRRNSAEKEDEYIKSRYGEKVAYAMRAAVWEDDWDDLSIDGEHAWAVSHIDHTQVDCETPLAADGLHLGRPWFTVMVSPRYRRILAVTLSYEPPSYRSCMQVIRECVQRHNRLPRVIVTDGGKEFRSDYFGALLLRFGITQKLRPARKPRFGAVLERLNLTITSKLFHNLAGNTLAMKDPRSVSASHNPRRLAIYSLPTLADLVREFCYNYLDTQAHHLNGVTPRDAFKADMRLGGPRSHKIVLYNEDFILLTLPTTKRRYATASPRQGFVINRIPYWCREAKERENRGHKFSVKYDPEDFSKAWVLIDGKWRLCYSREFRYRFKGLSEKEIRIATTELLGAAQTLKEKRRAINATTLADFFAKNCDRSDVKLARTRAAENKAARAETRVGNARRIPKPALEHRQEHGAPLRDLGTQITASRRSLPKWTGFGGIS, from the coding sequence ATGAGCGCCGAACATCCTTTTGCCGACGGAAGTTTCATCGACGCTGCAGCGGACGACCATGTCTTTTCGGACTCTCATCCGAGTAGCCTGAGCCCGAAATTCAGCTTCGACAAAATTCCTCGCTGGACGCGGGAGCTGCATCTCACGGCGGAGACGCGTGATCTCATCGAGCACATGTGCAAGACTAGCCCGGTGCGGAAGCCAACCGGCAACGGCAACGTCACGGGGTATTACGCGAGCAACATCATGTACGCCCGCATCCCTTGGTCGAGCCGCTCCGCAGAATTGGGATTCCTGTGGCGCGCCCATCATCCCGCGGCGGGGACCCGTTTGATATTAAGCGAGCCAATCTACCTCAGAATAACGACCGAGCTCAACGGGGGGAAAGACAATCACTCCTACAACTACCCGCCCGACTACTTTTGGATGACCGATCGGTGGGCGGGGTTCGTCGAATGCAAGTGGGAGCACGAGATAAAGAGAATCATCCATCCCGAAAATCCCAAAGGAAAGCCCGGTATGTTCGTCATGAAGGACGGGCGCTGGAGCTGTCCGCCCGGGGAGGCGGCCGCAAAGGCGCTCGGATTAGGGTTCGTCGTGTTTGTGATGAAACAGTCCGAGGTTCAACTCTCCAACAACCTCGAGGTCCTTGCTGACTACCACGACGAACCTAAAGGGAACTACTTGTCTGATGTGGCGCAGCGAATAAAGAAGATCGTTGACGATTCGCCGGGGATTCAGATCCGGGAAATTCAAGATCGGTTGCAGGACGACGAAATCGACACGCTGTTCTTCCTGCTCGCGCGCCGTGAACTCTACGTCGACTTCGCCCGCCAGCCGTTGGCCCCCAATTATACGACTCCAGTCTATCGGGACGCGGTCGTGGCCAGCGCAGCGACCCGCCTTTCAGAGCTGCCCATCGATCGGAATCTCCTTACTTCAGAATTCGACGTGCGGACTGGAACCGCCTTTCTCCTCAGAGGCGAGCCAGCCAAGATCATGGGAGTTGTCGATGACGTCGTAACCATCGAGCACGGCGACACCCACGAGGAGATGATGCTCGAGCAACTGGAGCGGCTCGTTGCCTCTAATGAGGCGAAGCTGGTTGAAGGACCGGCCAAGAGCATGCGGGAAAGGGGACTGGCAGAGTACTACGCTGCGCGTGAACAGTGGCCCCGGATGCTGCGAAGGGAGGAACTGATTCGCCCCTTTCTTAACGCTCGCACGCAGTATCAACGCAAGCAATTGCCTCCGAAGACGAGGACTATCTACCGCTACCTAACGAATTACCACACCGCAGAAGAGAAGTATGGGCCCGGTCTTGGTATGCTCGGACTACGCGACAAACAGCGACTAGGCAATCCCCAGCGGCAGCTAGATCCCGCGGTCATCGCGATCATGGACGACGTGATTGACAACTACTGGGCCAAGACGCCGGGGCGAAACAAGGAAGTGTCATGGGGCGAGGTAAGGCGGCGGTGCAAGAAGCACAGACTCAATCTACAGTCGCCGAGCCGCACGGCCTTCTATGCCCAACTCAGAAGAAACAGTGCAGAGAAGGAAGATGAGTACATAAAAAGCCGCTACGGTGAAAAAGTGGCTTACGCCATGCGCGCTGCCGTTTGGGAGGACGATTGGGACGACCTCAGTATCGATGGCGAGCACGCTTGGGCTGTCTCCCACATCGATCACACCCAGGTCGATTGCGAGACACCGCTCGCAGCCGACGGTCTGCACCTAGGGCGGCCTTGGTTCACGGTCATGGTCTCACCGCGGTATCGCCGCATTCTCGCGGTCACGCTTTCCTACGAGCCGCCGAGCTATCGGTCCTGCATGCAGGTTATCAGAGAATGCGTACAACGGCACAATCGCCTGCCCCGCGTCATCGTCACCGATGGCGGCAAGGAATTTCGCAGCGACTATTTTGGAGCGCTGCTGCTCCGCTTTGGTATAACGCAAAAACTGAGACCAGCACGAAAGCCGCGCTTTGGTGCTGTGCTTGAGCGCCTGAATTTGACGATCACCTCGAAACTATTCCATAACCTTGCTGGCAACACTCTTGCCATGAAAGACCCGCGGTCGGTGTCGGCGTCACATAACCCACGCAGATTGGCGATCTATTCACTGCCCACACTTGCAGACTTGGTGCGCGAGTTTTGTTACAATTACCTCGACACTCAAGCGCACCACTTGAATGGCGTGACGCCACGGGACGCCTTCAAGGCTGACATGCGGCTAGGCGGCCCGCGGAGTCATAAGATTGTCCTCTACAATGAGGACTTCATATTGCTCACGCTGCCCACCACCAAGCGGAGATACGCCACTGCTTCGCCGCGGCAAGGGTTTGTCATCAATCGTATTCCTTATTGGTGCAGGGAGGCGAAGGAGCGGGAAAATAGAGGCCATAAGTTTTCGGTGAAGTATGACCCGGAAGACTTCAGCAAAGCATGGGTCTTGATCGACGGGAAGTGGCGGCTCTGCTACTCGAGGGAATTCCGCTACCGGTTCAAGGGCCTGTCCGAGAAGGAGATTCGCATAGCCACGACGGAGCTTCTCGGAGCAGCACAAACCCTTAAAGAAAAACGCCGCGCTATCAATGCCACTACGCTGGCGGACTTCTTTGCAAAGAACTGTGACAGGAGCGACGTAAAATTGGCCCGCACACGCGCCGCGGAGAACAAGGCGGCGCGCGCCGAAACTCGCGTGGGCAACGCGCGGCGTATCCCCAAACCGGCGCTTGAGCATAGGCAGGAGCACGGGGCTCCATTGCGGGACCTAGGCACCCAGATTACAGCGTCGCGGAGGTCATTGCCGAAATGGACCGGTTTCGGAGGAATATCCTGA